One window from the genome of Oryza glaberrima chromosome 3, OglaRS2, whole genome shotgun sequence encodes:
- the LOC127765976 gene encoding E3 ubiquitin-protein ligase At3g02290-like, whose translation MGSVLCCLADDGRPVCCFCLPWPIFNAAHNHNHNSGSIARPRADTRVAPDQGRISLTAPTQHDLMDTFRCPPRPFPWDDPRFSHHTEHHPLVGGHDKASTTFHKSGSLGESKNADSISNSKAVKDDGPSTAVKDDGSSTAVKDDGSSVKHHSDGLHIGKEQVHDLFDFEDDCPICLEEYDYENPKMTLQCNHNFHLCCIYEWMERSQACPVCSKVMLFHEDS comes from the exons ATGGGGTCGGTGCTGTGCTGCTTGGCCGACGACGGCCGCCCCGTCTGCTGCTTCTGCCTCCCATGGCCGATCTTCAACGCCGCTCACAACCACAACCACAACTCG GGTTCCATTGCTCGTCCAAGAGCGGATACACGAGTTGCGCCTGATCAAGGAAGAATTAGTCTCACTGCTCCAACACAGCATGATTTGATGGATACTTTCCGCTGCCCGCCAAGGCCCTTTCCTTGGGATGATCCTCGATTCAGCCATCATACAGAGCATCACCCACTAGTAGGAGGACATGACAAAGCTTCAACAACGTTCCACAAATCTGGTAGCCTTGGAGAAAGCAAGAATGCTGATAGCATATCTAATTCCAAAGCTGTCAAGGATGATGGGCCTTCCACAGCTGTGAAGGATGATGGGTCTTCCACAGCTGTGAAGGATGATGGATCATCAGTAAAACACCATTCAGATGGTCTGCACATTGGCAAAGAGCAAGTACATGATCTTTTCGACTTTGAGGACGACTGTCCAATATGCCTAGAAG AGTATGATTATGAGAATCCAAAGATGACATTACAATGCAACCACAATTTCCATCTTTGTTGTATTTATGAGTGGATGGAGAGAAGTCAAGCTTGCCCAGTCTGCTCAAAG GTAATGCTGTTCCATGAGGATTCATGA